The following coding sequences are from one Megamonas funiformis window:
- a CDS encoding SLC13 family permease, translating to MDSTAWIALAIFMVVYVFIVSEKIHRTVIALTGAMLMIVCGILTQEMAIHHIDFNTIGLLAGMMVVVNITGETGLFNYLAVWAAKKVKAEPLKLLVALSFLTAICSAFLDNVTTVLLTVPLTFSITRQLNVPVKPFLVAQILASNIGGTSTLIGDPPNIMIGSAVPEMDFMAFLTNLSGVCIVTFIVTIAILLFLYRKQLVTTDELRAKVMAMDERQEIKDSTLLKKCLVVLAMIIVTFTMHAQLHLESATVALTGACILMLISMARYEKKIANVLSHIEWLAIFFFAGLFILVGGLVETGVIKLLAEKVLEITAGDLTSTTMLILWLSAIASAFIDNIPFVATLIPMIKDMGAMGMTNLEPLWWALSLGACLGGNGTLIGASANVVVASMAAIHGEKISFAKYFMVAFPIMILSIIISSIYLYLFYL from the coding sequence ATGGATTCAACAGCTTGGATTGCACTTGCCATTTTCATGGTAGTGTATGTGTTCATCGTTTCGGAGAAAATTCATCGAACTGTAATTGCCCTAACTGGTGCAATGCTCATGATTGTATGTGGTATTTTAACTCAGGAGATGGCTATTCACCATATCGACTTTAATACTATCGGTCTTTTGGCTGGTATGATGGTAGTTGTAAATATCACAGGTGAAACTGGTCTATTTAATTATCTAGCAGTTTGGGCAGCTAAAAAAGTAAAAGCAGAACCACTAAAATTATTAGTAGCGTTGTCTTTTTTAACTGCAATCTGTTCTGCATTCTTAGATAACGTAACAACAGTATTATTGACAGTGCCACTTACTTTCAGTATTACAAGACAGTTAAATGTACCAGTGAAACCATTCTTAGTAGCACAAATTTTAGCTTCTAATATTGGTGGTACATCAACACTTATCGGTGATCCACCAAATATCATGATTGGTAGTGCCGTACCAGAAATGGACTTTATGGCATTTCTTACAAATTTATCTGGTGTATGTATAGTTACTTTTATCGTTACAATTGCAATATTATTATTCCTCTATCGTAAACAATTAGTTACAACAGATGAATTAAGAGCAAAAGTAATGGCTATGGATGAACGCCAAGAAATCAAAGATTCTACATTGCTTAAAAAATGTTTAGTAGTATTAGCTATGATCATCGTTACATTCACAATGCATGCTCAATTGCATTTAGAGTCTGCAACAGTAGCACTCACAGGTGCATGTATTTTGATGCTCATCAGTATGGCTAGATATGAAAAGAAAATTGCCAATGTATTAAGTCATATAGAATGGCTAGCAATCTTCTTCTTTGCAGGCTTGTTCATCTTAGTAGGTGGATTGGTAGAAACAGGCGTAATCAAATTATTAGCAGAAAAAGTATTAGAAATAACAGCAGGAGACTTAACAAGTACAACAATGCTTATCTTATGGTTAAGTGCAATAGCTTCTGCATTTATTGATAATATACCATTCGTAGCAACTCTCATACCGATGATCAAAGATATGGGAGCAATGGGAATGACAAATCTAGAACCATTATGGTGGGCATTATCATTAGGCGCATGTCTTGGTGGAAATGGAACACTAATAGGTGCAAGTGCCAACGTAGTAGTAGCAAGTATGGCAGCAATCCATGGAGAAAAAATCTCCTTTGCTAAATACTTTATGGTAGCTTTCCCAATTATGATTTTATCTATTATTATAAGTAGCATTTACTTATATTTATTCTATCTATAA
- a CDS encoding glutamine--tRNA ligase/YqeY domain fusion protein — translation MAELMASNFVHNAIDEDLKEGKYTEGIHTRFPPEPNGYLHIGHAKSICLNFGTAQKYNGLCNLRFDDTNPVKEDVEYVDSIQEDVKWLGFTWKDRKYYASDYFEKLYDYAVELIKRGKAYVDDLTADEIREYRGNLTEAGKESPYRNRSVEENLDLFTRMKNGEFADGEKVLRAKIDMASPNITMRDPVIYRIAHISHHRTGDAWCIYPMYDFAHPLSDAIEGITHSICTLEFEDHRPLYDWLLDSLGFDVNTRPRQIEFARLNITKMVMSKRKLRQLVEGGYVSGWDDPRMPTISGLRRRGYTAAAIRDFCERIGVAKANSLVDVAMLEHCVREDLNAHANRIMAVLDPIKVVITNYPEDKTEMLACENLPNTDAKHYMPFSREIYIEREDFMEEAPKKFFRLKPEGEVRLKNAYIIKCEEVIKDEQGNIVELHCSYDPDSKTGGKTAGRKIKGTIHWVNASTALDAQVRLYDYLLNDEEGAVNGDFIASLNPNSLVVLDNCKVEPSVKWAAPGTKFQFLRQGYFCVDKDSTMDNLVFNRVVGLRDTWSKVAKKG, via the coding sequence ATGGCAGAATTAATGGCTTCTAATTTTGTGCATAATGCTATTGATGAAGATTTAAAAGAAGGTAAATATACTGAAGGAATACATACACGTTTTCCTCCAGAACCAAATGGATATTTACATATTGGACATGCAAAATCCATATGCTTAAATTTCGGTACAGCTCAAAAATATAATGGTCTTTGTAACCTTCGTTTTGATGATACTAATCCAGTAAAAGAAGATGTAGAATATGTAGATTCTATTCAAGAAGATGTAAAATGGTTAGGTTTTACATGGAAAGATAGAAAATATTACGCTTCCGATTATTTTGAAAAACTTTATGATTATGCAGTAGAGTTAATCAAAAGAGGTAAAGCTTATGTAGATGATTTAACAGCTGATGAAATCCGCGAATATCGTGGTAATTTGACTGAAGCTGGTAAAGAATCTCCATATCGCAATCGTAGTGTAGAAGAAAACTTAGATTTATTTACACGCATGAAAAATGGTGAATTCGCTGATGGCGAAAAAGTTTTACGTGCAAAAATCGATATGGCTTCACCTAATATTACTATGCGTGACCCAGTTATCTATCGTATAGCGCATATTTCTCATCATCGTACAGGTGATGCATGGTGCATTTATCCAATGTATGACTTTGCTCATCCATTATCTGATGCTATCGAAGGTATTACACATTCCATCTGTACTTTAGAATTTGAAGATCATCGTCCACTTTACGATTGGCTTTTAGACAGCCTTGGTTTTGACGTAAATACACGTCCACGTCAGATTGAGTTTGCTCGTTTGAATATCACAAAAATGGTTATGAGTAAACGTAAACTTCGCCAATTAGTAGAAGGTGGTTATGTATCTGGCTGGGACGACCCACGTATGCCGACTATCTCTGGTCTTCGTCGTCGTGGTTATACAGCAGCAGCAATTCGCGATTTTTGTGAACGCATTGGCGTAGCTAAGGCAAATAGCTTAGTAGATGTAGCAATGCTTGAACATTGTGTGCGTGAAGATTTAAATGCTCATGCAAACCGTATCATGGCAGTGCTTGACCCTATCAAAGTTGTAATCACAAATTATCCAGAAGATAAAACAGAAATGCTTGCCTGTGAAAACTTACCAAACACAGATGCTAAACATTATATGCCATTTAGCCGTGAAATTTATATTGAACGTGAAGACTTCATGGAAGAGGCACCAAAGAAATTCTTCCGCTTAAAACCAGAAGGCGAAGTTCGTTTGAAAAATGCTTATATCATTAAATGTGAAGAAGTTATAAAAGACGAACAAGGAAATATCGTAGAACTTCATTGTTCATATGACCCAGATTCCAAAACTGGTGGTAAAACAGCAGGACGTAAAATCAAAGGTACTATTCATTGGGTAAATGCTTCTACAGCTTTAGATGCACAAGTTCGCCTTTATGATTATTTATTAAATGATGAAGAAGGAGCAGTAAATGGAGATTTCATCGCTTCTTTAAATCCAAACTCTTTAGTAGTATTAGATAATTGTAAAGTAGAACCAAGTGTAAAATGGGCAGCACCTGGTACAAAATTCCAGTTCTTACGTCAAGGTTATTTCTGCGTAGACAAAGATAGCACAATGGATAATTTAGTATTCAATCGTGTAGTAGGTCTTCGTGATACATGGTCCAAAGTTGCTAAAAAAGGATAA